The following are encoded in a window of Pseudalgibacter alginicilyticus genomic DNA:
- a CDS encoding glutamate-cysteine ligase family protein — MRKKYHLFDVIGIELEYMLVSKTTLKITPFVDTLLTIKNGELTSDIENGRIAWSNELVGHVVELKTNGPTKNLNALSELFHQNIIEINTILKPLNAQLLPTASHPLMNPITDTELWKHSYSEVYELYNRIFNCQGHGWSNVQSTHINLPFYDDAEFEKLHAAIRILLPLIPGLCASSPILEGKETGFKDTRLEYYKNNQKKIPELTGSIIPEKIFSKKEYYTNIFEPINKAIKSYDTNNILNHHFLNSRGAIARFDRNAIEIRLVDIQECPKADIAICNLIVETLKLLIYEKLSPLSNQKKWHENHLFDILNATIKDGEQHLILNLEYLKLFGIEKAVNVQNIWKHLYELAKPTMDKSHYEAIDLILNKGTLATRILNAVKGDFSELNIIKIYNQLANCLQENTLFPS, encoded by the coding sequence ATGCGTAAAAAATATCATTTATTTGACGTTATTGGAATAGAACTTGAATATATGCTCGTTTCTAAAACAACCCTAAAAATAACACCTTTTGTTGATACGCTTCTAACCATAAAAAATGGAGAACTAACATCAGATATTGAAAACGGAAGGATTGCCTGGAGCAATGAACTTGTGGGACATGTTGTGGAATTAAAAACAAATGGCCCTACTAAAAATTTAAATGCATTATCAGAATTATTTCATCAAAACATTATTGAAATCAATACTATCTTAAAGCCATTAAATGCACAATTACTTCCCACAGCTTCACACCCTTTAATGAACCCTATAACAGACACAGAATTATGGAAACACAGTTATAGCGAAGTGTATGAACTATATAATCGAATATTTAATTGTCAAGGCCATGGTTGGAGCAATGTGCAAAGCACACATATAAATCTGCCTTTTTATGATGATGCAGAATTTGAAAAATTGCATGCGGCTATTAGAATTCTCCTACCTTTAATTCCTGGTTTATGTGCTAGCTCTCCTATTCTCGAAGGAAAAGAAACTGGATTCAAAGATACCCGATTGGAATACTATAAGAATAATCAAAAGAAAATTCCTGAACTTACAGGTTCTATTATTCCAGAGAAAATATTTAGTAAAAAAGAATATTATACCAACATTTTTGAACCTATAAATAAAGCCATCAAATCATATGACACAAACAACATTTTAAATCACCATTTTTTAAACTCCAGAGGTGCCATTGCCCGTTTTGACAGAAATGCTATTGAAATACGATTGGTAGATATCCAAGAATGTCCTAAAGCAGATATTGCTATATGCAACCTTATTGTTGAAACCTTAAAATTGTTGATCTATGAAAAATTATCACCCCTATCGAATCAAAAAAAATGGCATGAAAACCACTTATTTGACATATTAAATGCAACAATCAAAGATGGTGAACAACATCTTATTTTAAATTTAGAGTATTTAAAATTATTTGGAATTGAAAAAGCTGTTAATGTTCAAAACATCTGGAAACATTTATATGAATTAGCAAAACCTACTATGGATAAATCTCACTATGAAGCCATTGATTTAATTTTAAACAAAGGCACTTTAGCAACACGTATTTTAAACGCAGTTAAAGGAGATTTTTCAGAATTAAA
- a CDS encoding RimK family protein, which translates to MNKFIVVNQPEEWRFSIENLTIISSQDYLTNPEFSLLKKARIFNLCKDYSYQSKGYYVSLLAEARGHIAVPTVQNIVDLKDLKLVKIVSEEFDDIIQQSLKNIKSQDFILSIYFGQNVAQKYKGLSTMFYKHFQVPFLRIKFNHNTKWHIQSIKAISQSEIPLDHIESVHNFANQYFSKKRYDTPKLTTSDFDLAILVNPNDPAPPSNPKALKRFIDLAEKMNIYAEIIEPKDLSRLPSFDALFIRQSTEVNNEAYTFARKAQQEGLALIDYPNAILKCCNKVYMAEALENAHIDTPKTIIVHKNNKHKVLGFTGLPCVLKAPDSTFSFGVKKAKTKEEYHALVSEMLKESDLVIAQEFCPSDFDWRIGIIDDKPFFACKYYMAKGHWQIYNWSAKDKDDQDGNADCLAIEKVPKKVLNMALKSAKLMGKGLYGIDIKVVNNKPMVIEINDNPNIDFGVEDAFYGDLVYQDILMALKKRLE; encoded by the coding sequence ATGAACAAATTTATTGTTGTTAACCAACCAGAAGAATGGCGTTTTTCTATTGAAAATTTAACCATTATATCTTCACAAGACTACCTTACCAATCCAGAGTTTTCTTTACTAAAAAAAGCACGTATTTTTAACCTTTGCAAAGATTACTCCTACCAAAGTAAAGGATACTATGTATCACTTTTAGCAGAAGCAAGAGGACACATAGCTGTACCAACCGTACAAAATATTGTAGACTTAAAAGACTTAAAGCTTGTTAAAATTGTTTCTGAAGAATTTGATGATATCATTCAGCAGAGTTTAAAAAACATTAAATCACAAGATTTTATTTTAAGTATTTATTTTGGGCAGAACGTTGCTCAAAAATACAAAGGCCTGAGTACCATGTTTTACAAACATTTTCAAGTACCTTTTTTACGCATTAAATTCAATCATAATACTAAATGGCACATTCAAAGTATTAAAGCTATTTCACAATCTGAAATCCCATTAGATCACATAGAAAGTGTTCACAATTTTGCAAATCAGTATTTTTCAAAAAAACGCTATGACACTCCTAAATTAACCACTTCAGATTTTGATTTGGCTATTTTAGTCAATCCGAATGACCCCGCTCCTCCAAGCAACCCCAAAGCATTAAAAAGGTTTATTGATCTTGCTGAAAAAATGAATATTTACGCTGAAATTATTGAGCCAAAGGATTTATCAAGATTACCATCTTTCGATGCTCTTTTTATTAGACAAAGTACCGAAGTAAATAATGAAGCATACACCTTTGCCAGAAAAGCACAGCAGGAAGGTTTAGCGCTTATAGATTACCCAAATGCTATTTTAAAATGTTGTAATAAAGTGTATATGGCTGAAGCATTAGAAAATGCTCATATTGACACTCCAAAAACCATTATTGTTCATAAAAACAACAAACATAAAGTTCTTGGTTTTACAGGGTTACCCTGTGTGTTAAAAGCTCCCGATTCTACCTTTTCGTTTGGTGTTAAAAAAGCAAAAACCAAAGAAGAATATCATGCTTTAGTTTCTGAAATGCTTAAAGAATCTGATTTGGTTATCGCTCAAGAGTTTTGCCCTTCAGATTTTGATTGGCGTATTGGTATTATTGATGACAAACCCTTTTTTGCTTGCAAATACTACATGGCCAAAGGACATTGGCAAATTTATAATTGGAGTGCCAAAGACAAAGACGATCAAGACGGGAATGCAGATTGTTTAGCTATAGAAAAAGTGCCTAAAAAAGTTTTAAATATGGCGTTAAAATCTGCCAAACTTATGGGAAAAGGACTTTATGGCATTGATATAAAGGTAGTTAACAACAAACCTATGGTGATTGAAATTAACGATAACCCAAATATTGATTTTGGTGTAGAAGATGCCTTTTATGGCGATTTGGTATATCAAGACATTTTAATGGCACTAAAAAAACGATTGGAATAA